One Streptomyces umbrinus genomic window, TGTGGGACGTCGACGGCAACCGCTACATCGAGTACGGCTCCGGCCTGCGCTCGGTCAGCCTCGGCCACGCCCACCCACGCGTGCTCGAGGCGGTGCGACGGGAACTCGACCGCGGCAGCAACTTCGTCCGGCCGTCCATCGTGGAGGTCGAGGCGGCGGAACGCTTCCTGGCCACCGTGCCGACCGCCGAAATGGTGAAGTTCGCGAAGAACGGCTCCGACGCCACCACCGCCGCGGTGCGCCTCGCCCGCGCCGCCACCGGGCGCCCGCGGGTGGCCCTCTGCGCCGACCATCCGTTCTTCTCCACCGACGACTGGTTCATCGGCACCACGCCGATGTCCGCCGGCATTCCGGCGGCGACCAACGAGCTGACCGTGGCATTCCCCTACGGGGACCTGGTCGCCACGGAGGAACTGCTCACCCGGTACGAGGACGAGGTCGCCTGCCTGATCCTCGAACCCGCCACCCACACCGAGCCGCCGCCCGGATACCTCGTCGGCCTGCGCGAGCTCGCCGACCGGCACGGCTGCGTGCTGATCTTCGACGAGATGATCACCGGCCTCCGCTGGTCCGAGGCCGGCGCCCAGGGCCTGTACGGCGTCGTCCCCGACCTCTCCACGTTCGGAAAGGCGCTGGGCAACGGGTTCGCCGTCTCCGCACTGGCCGGGCGCCGCGATCTGATGGAGCTGGGCGGACTGCGTCACTCCGGCGAACGGGTGTTCCTGCTGTCCACCACGCACGGTGCGGAAACGCACTCGCTCGCCGCCGCGATGGCCGTGCAGACCACCTACGTCGAGGAGGGTATCACCGCGCGGCTGCACACCCTCGGCGAGCGGCTGGCCGCCGGTGTCCGCGACGCGGCGGACAGCATGGGCGTCGGCGACCACGTCGTTGTCCGGGGCCGGGCCAGCAACCTGGTCTTCGCCACCCTCGACGAGAACCGGCAGCCGTCGCAGCAGTACCGCACCCTGTTCCTGCGCAGGCTCCTCGCGGGCGGGGTGCTGGCCCCGTCGTTCGTGGTGAGCAGCGCGCTCGACGACGTCGACATCGATCACACCGTCGACGTGGTGGCCCAGGCATGCGCGGTGTACCGGAAGGCACTGGACGCCGCCGACCCCACCCCCTGGCTGGGCGGACGACCGGTGAAGCCCGTATTCCGCCGCTTGGCGTGACGGGACGTCAGCGGCGGTCCCGACGACCGGTGTCGGCCATCCGGTCGGCCGTCCGGTCGACCAGCCACGCGGTCGCCGGTGTCACTGCCAGCGCGGTGCACCAGCCGCCGAGGACGTCGGTCGGGTAGTGCGCGCCCAGGGCGACCTGCGCCCAGCCCATGGTGGCGCCGGCGACCAGCGCCGCCGCGAGAACGAGTGACGTGCCGGCCGTCCTGCCGAGGCCGAGCCGACCGGTCGCGAGCAGCGCCACCACGAGGGCGAGCGCGGTGAGGAAGGCGGAGTGCCCGCTCGGGTAGGACAGGTTGTCGTCGCCGTGGATGGTGCGGCCCACCAGGGACTTGAGCAGCGTCGTCGTCGCCACGGTCAGGCCGGCACCGGCAACGACGAGCACCGCCGCGCGAGGACGCCGCAGCAGCAGGCAGCCCGTCACGGCGGCCACGACCAGCACCGCTGCTCCGGCGGGCTCTCCCAGGAAGTCCGTGGCCAGAGCGACGTTCCGCCACGGCGGCCGCACACTGTCCGCCGTCGGCTGGATGACCCATCTGTCCACTGTGCCGGGTTCGCTGTGGCCGGCGTACAGGACCCCGAGCACGACGACCACCAGCGCGGAGAGGACCGCAGTCAGCCCGAGCCACACGCGCAGCGACGGGGGCAGCACCGCGGGCGCCGACCGGCCGGTCACACGCCCACCGCCCGGTGGTCCGGGCACGTGCCGCGTGCATCACGATTCGGGCTCTGGTCGCCGACGGCCTCTGCGACCCCGGCGGACGACCACGCCTCATCGCCGAACTCGACCGCGCCACGACCCCCTGCTCGATGGCGGTCGAGCCGAACACCCCGCTCATGACCGAGACCGAGAAGAACCCGCTGCCGCCCGCCGACAAGGCCGGGACTGTCAGATGTACGGGCTGCGCGCGACTGGACCGAGCAGGATTGCGAACACGTCATGCGCGAACCGGGCCGGGCCGACTTCCGGGCCCGCTCCGACCGAGCGATCCAACACGACTGACGCCGTTCGACGTGGTCCTCGGCCTCTGCCGACGCCAACTCGCCACCCACAGCCCCCCATTGTGTCCGACCTGACCCGCGCGGGGGCCGTCAGTCTGTGCAGCCCCGAACTCGCCGGCCTGTCCATCACCCTGGTCAAGGGCATCGGAATCAGTCTCTGTTGCACCCTAACCAACGAGGCGGTCGCGGCAAACCACCATCGGATAGTCCACGGGTCAGCACTCCGTGAATTTTGGTTCCGGATCACCTTCCCGTGCCGGAGCCACGAAACGTCGGCACGCCCGTCGGCATGAGCGCCCGGCGCCGTGGACCGGTCCTCGACTGCCGCGTAGCCAAGTTCGCCGTCCCACTTCGCGTCCGCGTCCGAGATCCTATGCTTTGGGCACCTAAGGCGGAAAGAGGGGGGATGCCTGGTGAGCCCAGCAGTGCGGGGAACGTCAGCATTGAAGTCGGGGGTCAAGCGGCTCTTGGGACGTGCGGGATTCGACATCGTGCGCACCAACAACAACCGGGGCGGAGTGGACGACTTCATCCCCTTCGAGGCAACGATGCGGGCCGCACGGGCGGCCGGCCTGTCGGTCGGTGACTACATCGACGAGGTCATGAACGGGACGCCTGGCGCCACCCAATTCACCATCGATGAACTACGCGCTCTCGGCGTCTTCACCGCCAACCCGGACACGGTGCTGGAGATCGGCCCCGGGTCCGGACGGTACCTGGAGAAGACACTGAAGGAGTGTTCACCAGGCCGCTACGAGATCTACGAGACGGCTGCGCCCTGGTCCGACTACCTGGTGGACGCGTTCAGCGTGGTCGCCCAGCCGACCGCAGGATGCAGTCTCGCCTCGACACCCGACGGCAGCGTCGACCTCGTTCAGGCTCACAAGGTCTTCAACACCGTGACCTTCCTCTGCGCCTCCCGCTACTTCTTCGAGATGGCACGGGTCACGCGCCCCGGTGGCCGGATCGTCTTCGACGTCATGACCGAGACCTGCCTGGACCCGGCCACAGTGCGTGCCTGGGCGACGAAAGGCGGCACCGGTCACGGTTCCTACCCGGCCGCCATGCCTCGCCAGACGTGCGTGGACCTCTTCGCGACCCTCGGCTGCAGCCTGGAGGCCGGCTTCCTGGCCCCCATGGGCATCGCCTCCACCGAGGTGCTCGTCTTCGGAAAGGAGGCTTGACCGGCGACAGCCCGGTGGGGCTCGACATACGAAAAGGGTCTTCGCAGGCTCTCACCTGCGAAGACCCTTCGCCCTGTCGGGACGACAGGATTTGAACCTGCGACCCCTTGACCCCCAGTCAAGTGCGCTACCAAGCTGCGCCACGTCCCGTTGCCCGTTGTGACCTGGGGTTTCCCCTGGTTGAACGCGCACGGAAACAATACCGCACTCGGGTCGGTGGTCGAGCACTCCTTTTGTCCCGGTGACCGCCTCGTCCCGGTGACCGCCTCGTCCCGGCGGTCGCCGCTTGACCTCAACTTTGATTGAGGTTGCACGATCGTCCGTATGACGACGACAACGGTGAATCGCGGTTACGGATATGCGGACCTGCCTGGCCTGATGGAGCTGATGAGCGGGGACGAGAAGCACGGACCAGCGGCGACATCCACGCTCGACGCGCTCTGGGTGCTCTACGACAGGGTGCTGCGGGTGACACCGGAGAGGGCGGACGATCCGGAACGGGACCGGTTCCTGCTGTCCAAGGGGCACGGACCGATGGCGTACTACGCGGTGCTTGCCGCGAAGGGCTTCGTACCGGTCGACTGGCTGCCGGGCTTCGGCTCGTACGACTCACCGCTCGGGCACCATCCGGACCGCGTGCTCGTACCGGGTGCCGAGATCGGCAGCGGTTCGCTCGGGCACGGGCTGCCGATCGCGGTCGGTACGGCGCTGGGTCTGCGCGCCCAAGGACTGCACGACCCTCGCGTGTGGGTGCTGGTCGGGGACGCCGAACTGGACGAGGGCAGCAACCACGAGGCCATCGCGTACGCCGGTCCGGCCGGGCTCGACCGGCTGCACACCGTCGTGATCGACAACTCCTCCGCCAGCTACGCGCTCCCCGGCGGGATCGCCGCGCGCTTCGAGGCCGCGGGCTGGTCGGCCGAGACCGTCGACGGACGGGACCACGACGCCCTGTACGCCGCCTTCACCGCCCCTCACCCGGGACGGCCGCGCGTGGTCGTCGCCCAGGTGGAGCCGAAGACCGCCTGAGCCGGTCACCCGCGCACCCACGCCCGCACCCACCCAGGCACCCCCGCACTCCCACAACGGAGGACTTTCCCCATGGACACCATGCGTGACCGCTTCGCCCCCGTCGTCTCACGGCTGCTCGACGAGGATCCGCGCGTCGCGGTCGTCCTCGCCGAGATCGGTGTGGCCGGATTCGAGGACGCGCGGCACCGGCATCCGGACCGCGTGATCAACATCGGCATCCGGGAGCAGTTGCTGGTCGGGGCGGGCGCGGGCCTCGCACTGACCGGGCTGCGGCCCGTGGTGCACACCTTCGCCAGCTTCCTCGTCGAGCGGCCCTTCGAGCAGGTCAAGCTGGACCTCGGGCACCAGGACGTGGGCGCGGTGCTGGTCAGCGCCTCCGCGTCCTTCGACTGGCCCTCGGGCGGCTACACCCATATGTCACCCGGCGACATCGCCCTGCTGGACACGCTCGACGGCTGGACAGTGCATGTCCCCGGCCACCCGGACGAGGCCGAGACCCTGCTGCGGCACGCCGTCGCGGCGGGCGACGACAAGGTGTACGTACGGCTGTCCGTGCAGTCGAACGCCGAGGCCCTCGCCGTCGACGGAGCCCGCTTCCGCACCGTCCGCGAGGGGCGGGCCGGTGTGGTCGTCGCCGTCGGACCGATGCTCGACGCGGTCCTCGCCGCCACCGAGGGCCTCGACGTCACCGTGCTGTACGGCACGACCGTGCGCCCCTTCGACTCGGCCGCCCTGCGCCGGGCCACGGATGCCGCCGGGACCGACGTCGTCCTCGTCGAGCCGTACCTGGCCGGCACGTCGACGGCGGCCGCGAACGACGCCCTCGCGGACCTGCCGCACCGCGTCCTCGGCCTCGGCGTCGGCCGCCGCGAGCTGCGCCGCTACGGGCAGATCGAGGAACACGTGGCCGCGCACGGGCTGGACGCCCGGTCATTGCGGGAGCGTATCGGCGGGTTCCTGGGGGCGACGCGGGTCAGCGCGTAGGCCGCCGGGCTCCCGGGCCGGGCTTCAGCTCTTCCCGCCGGTGCACGTCCGTCTCTCCCCCAGTCCGTCCCCTCGCCCGTCCCCTTGTTGTCTGTCCCTCTGGCTGTTTCCTCCGCCGCCGGTATGCGCAGGGCGGGCCGTCCCCGTGGACGCGTGCGACAGCGACCGCGACGTCGGCGCCTCGGCCCGCACCAGCCCTCGTATCGCGGGCACCGAGAGCAGTGCCGTCGCCACGATGAGGGTCATGGCGCCGGCCACGAGGAGGACGTTGTCCGCACCGAGGGCCGCCGCGGCCGGGCCTGCGAGGGCCTGGCCGACCGGCATCATGGCCAGGGAGCCGGCTATGTCGTAGGCGTGGATGCGGTTGAGGGCATCGGGCGGGACCTGGGTCTGCACGCTGGTCGCCCACATGACGCCCCAGAACGACAGGCCCGCGCCCGCTGTCGCCGCACCGGCCGCCATCGCCGCCACTCCGAAGCCCGCTCCCACGGCCGCCGGGAAGCAGGCGAAGGAGAAGAGGGCGAGCGAACCCGCGCGCAGCATGTGCCGAGGACGCAGGCGCAGTGCGATCAGGCCGCCTATGACCGTGCCCGCGCCGAGGGCGGAATTGACCAGGCCGTAGGCGCGCGGCCCGTGCTCCTGGACGACCTCCGTCGCGACCAGCGGGACAGTCGGGCCCCAGACGGAGATCATCAGGACGCACCAGATGACGATGACGCCCCACAGCCACGTACGGGATCTGAACTCCCGCCAGCCCTGGACGAGATCGGCCCCGAAGCCGTTGGTGCGGGCCCGGTGGCCGGGGTCGGCCGGAGGCAGCCGGAGCAGCAGGAGACACAGGGCGCTCAGGGCGTACGTCGTGGCGTGGGCCGCGAAGACTCCGCCCGGTGAGGCGAAGGCGACCAGCAGGCCGGCGAGCGCGGGGCCCGCCAGTTGGGCCGTGGACTCCGCGACCCGTATGGCACCGTTGGCCGCCTGGACGTCGGTGGCGAGCCGAGGCACCGTGCTGGCGACGCCGGGCTCGAAGATCGCGGCCGCAGCGCCGTTGACCGCGCCGATCACACAGATCTGCCAGAGCACCACATGGCCGGTGAAGAACAACGTGGCGGCAACCGACTGGCTGCCCAGCCGCACCACATCGGCGCCGATCATCAGCAGACGGGTGCTGAACCGGTCGGCGAAGACCCCGCCGAAGATCACCAGACCCGCGAAGCAGGCGGCCGACGCGGCCATGGCCAGGCCGACGGCCCCCACCCCGTAGCCGTGCTGCAGCAGTCCCGCCGCCAGCGCCACCGGCAACATCGTGTCGCCCAGCTTGGCGACGGCCCGCGCGGTGAAGAACAGTCCGAAATCCCGCGACCAGACCTTCCGGAGCCGGGCGCCGCCACTCACATCACGACGCCCGGGCCCACGGCCAGCGCCACGGTGGCTGCCGCCCGCGTTGCGGCGACTACCACTCGCGTCACGGTGATTGCCGCCCGCATCACGATGACCGGCGCCAGCGTCACGCCGATCCGCGCCCAGGCCACGCCCTCCGACACCAAGGCCACGGCCGCCGGCGCTCTCATCCTCCCCCGACGACGGCACCCCGCCCGAGGACAACCCTCCCCCAGCCATCCCCCTCACACCCCTCCCCCACCGACCGACTCCTCGACGGGACCACCGCGCCCCACCGCGCCGAGCTCCCCACCCGCCTTCGGATCATGCCACGCGGCACTGACAACGCCCCCAGGCGTCAGACCTCAGGCGTCAGACCTCAGGCGTCAGACCTCATCCGTCAGCCGTCGGCCGGAAGCCCCAATTCCGGGTAGGACTCCAGCAGTCGGGTCGGAGCCGCCTGCCGCCAGGAGTCCGCGAGGATGTCACGCAACTCGTCCGAGTCCTCAAGGGTCGCGAGCCGCACCCGCACCCAGGCGAAGCCCGCCTCGTGGTCGGCGATCCAGAACTTCCCGGGCTCGGCCAGCACCAACTCGTCGCGCTCCTCCTTGGGGCAGCGCACGGCGATGGAGGTCTCCTCCTCGGGCAGCGTGGCGAACATCTTCCCCGCGACCCGGAAGGTGGGCATGCTCCAGGCGATCTTCTCCGTCGTGTCCGGCAGAGAGAGGCAGATTCGGCGTACGTCTTCGGCATCCTGCATGGAAAGCACCGTAGCCAATCCCACTGACAACCACCTGCTGAGAGCCGGTACGGGAGCCTCTGAAAGCCGGTTCGGCCACCCGCTGCGAGCGGAGCGGTCAGCGACTCGCAGCAGGCTCCGAACCCTCGCCCGCCGTCACGTACTTGTAGAAGATCGTCGTCGGACGAAGCACCCCGTCCGGCGTCCGCGCGTAGTCGGGTATGACGCCCGCCCGGGTCCAACCCGCCGACCGGTAGAGCGACTCGGCCGGGCTGTCCGTCTCGGTGTCGAGGTTGAGCAGGGTCACGCCCGCCTCGGCGGCGGCGCGTTCGGCCGTCGCGAGCAGAGAACGTCCGAGTCCCTTTCCCCGCCCCTCCCGGTGCACCATCAGCTTCACCACCTCGGCGCGGTGACTGCTGTTCGGCTTGTCCGGGAAGGCCAGGCTGACGGTGCCGACGATCCGGTCCCGCGTGTACGCGGCCCACACGGCGAGACCGCCCTCCGCGAGCACGTGCGCCCGCCCCCGCCACCAGTCCACGGCGGCCGCGCGGTCGAGCGGGGCGAGGAAGCCGACCGACGCTCCCTCATTGACGGTGTGGGTCAGCAGATCGGCCAACTCATCAACCGATCGCAGAAGTTGGTCGGCCGTAAGCCGGACGACGGTCGTGGTCATGGCAGCACCACCGCCAGCACGTAGCGCGCGTCCTCGGGGCCGGTGGACCGGAAGCGCGTCGGCCCCCACACCCGCAACCGCAGACAGTCGCCCGCGTCGAGCCGGTGTCCGGTGTCCTGGGCCGTGACCTCAAGCCGCCCGGCGAGCAGCCAGATGTGCTGTTCGAGGCCGGGTACGGGCGGCCGGTCGTACGCGATGTCCGCGCCGGCCGCGAGCCGCCCCTCGACCAGTTCGCCGCGCAGCCCGGCATGCGGCGGGGACACGGAGCGGCGTACGAAACCGGACGCCCTGTCCTCCCATACGGCCTGGTCGGCGGCTCGTACCAGCAGGGCGGGCTCCTCCTCGACCTCGCTGAGCAGCTGCGACATGGTGCGGCCATAGACCCCGCACAGTCGGTTCAGGAGCGAGGCCGTGGGGCTGATCTCCGCGCGCTCGGCCCGGGACAGGGTCGACCGGCTCACCCCGCTGCGCTCCGCCAACTCACCCAGGGACCAGCCTCGTTCGGCCCGCAGCTCGGCCAGTCGCACGCCGAGCCGGGCATCGACG contains:
- a CDS encoding glutamate-1-semialdehyde 2,1-aminomutase, with the translated sequence MDTEEFGLPRSRAANERLHALIPGGAHTYAKGDDQYPEDLAPVISHGRGAHVWDVDGNRYIEYGSGLRSVSLGHAHPRVLEAVRRELDRGSNFVRPSIVEVEAAERFLATVPTAEMVKFAKNGSDATTAAVRLARAATGRPRVALCADHPFFSTDDWFIGTTPMSAGIPAATNELTVAFPYGDLVATEELLTRYEDEVACLILEPATHTEPPPGYLVGLRELADRHGCVLIFDEMITGLRWSEAGAQGLYGVVPDLSTFGKALGNGFAVSALAGRRDLMELGGLRHSGERVFLLSTTHGAETHSLAAAMAVQTTYVEEGITARLHTLGERLAAGVRDAADSMGVGDHVVVRGRASNLVFATLDENRQPSQQYRTLFLRRLLAGGVLAPSFVVSSALDDVDIDHTVDVVAQACAVYRKALDAADPTPWLGGRPVKPVFRRLA
- a CDS encoding phosphatase PAP2 family protein translates to MTGRSAPAVLPPSLRVWLGLTAVLSALVVVVLGVLYAGHSEPGTVDRWVIQPTADSVRPPWRNVALATDFLGEPAGAAVLVVAAVTGCLLLRRPRAAVLVVAGAGLTVATTTLLKSLVGRTIHGDDNLSYPSGHSAFLTALALVVALLATGRLGLGRTAGTSLVLAAALVAGATMGWAQVALGAHYPTDVLGGWCTALAVTPATAWLVDRTADRMADTGRRDRR
- a CDS encoding methyltransferase domain-containing protein → MGRAGFDIVRTNNNRGGVDDFIPFEATMRAARAAGLSVGDYIDEVMNGTPGATQFTIDELRALGVFTANPDTVLEIGPGSGRYLEKTLKECSPGRYEIYETAAPWSDYLVDAFSVVAQPTAGCSLASTPDGSVDLVQAHKVFNTVTFLCASRYFFEMARVTRPGGRIVFDVMTETCLDPATVRAWATKGGTGHGSYPAAMPRQTCVDLFATLGCSLEAGFLAPMGIASTEVLVFGKEA
- a CDS encoding transketolase — encoded protein: MTTTTVNRGYGYADLPGLMELMSGDEKHGPAATSTLDALWVLYDRVLRVTPERADDPERDRFLLSKGHGPMAYYAVLAAKGFVPVDWLPGFGSYDSPLGHHPDRVLVPGAEIGSGSLGHGLPIAVGTALGLRAQGLHDPRVWVLVGDAELDEGSNHEAIAYAGPAGLDRLHTVVIDNSSASYALPGGIAARFEAAGWSAETVDGRDHDALYAAFTAPHPGRPRVVVAQVEPKTA
- a CDS encoding transketolase family protein, whose translation is MDTMRDRFAPVVSRLLDEDPRVAVVLAEIGVAGFEDARHRHPDRVINIGIREQLLVGAGAGLALTGLRPVVHTFASFLVERPFEQVKLDLGHQDVGAVLVSASASFDWPSGGYTHMSPGDIALLDTLDGWTVHVPGHPDEAETLLRHAVAAGDDKVYVRLSVQSNAEALAVDGARFRTVREGRAGVVVAVGPMLDAVLAATEGLDVTVLYGTTVRPFDSAALRRATDAAGTDVVLVEPYLAGTSTAAANDALADLPHRVLGLGVGRRELRRYGQIEEHVAAHGLDARSLRERIGGFLGATRVSA
- a CDS encoding MFS transporter produces the protein MSGGARLRKVWSRDFGLFFTARAVAKLGDTMLPVALAAGLLQHGYGVGAVGLAMAASAACFAGLVIFGGVFADRFSTRLLMIGADVVRLGSQSVAATLFFTGHVVLWQICVIGAVNGAAAAIFEPGVASTVPRLATDVQAANGAIRVAESTAQLAGPALAGLLVAFASPGGVFAAHATTYALSALCLLLLRLPPADPGHRARTNGFGADLVQGWREFRSRTWLWGVIVIWCVLMISVWGPTVPLVATEVVQEHGPRAYGLVNSALGAGTVIGGLIALRLRPRHMLRAGSLALFSFACFPAAVGAGFGVAAMAAGAATAGAGLSFWGVMWATSVQTQVPPDALNRIHAYDIAGSLAMMPVGQALAGPAAAALGADNVLLVAGAMTLIVATALLSVPAIRGLVRAEAPTSRSLSHASTGTARPAHTGGGGNSQRDRQQGDGRGDGLGERRTCTGGKS
- a CDS encoding MmcQ/YjbR family DNA-binding protein, with the translated sequence MQDAEDVRRICLSLPDTTEKIAWSMPTFRVAGKMFATLPEEETSIAVRCPKEERDELVLAEPGKFWIADHEAGFAWVRVRLATLEDSDELRDILADSWRQAAPTRLLESYPELGLPADG
- a CDS encoding GNAT family N-acetyltransferase encodes the protein MTTTVVRLTADQLLRSVDELADLLTHTVNEGASVGFLAPLDRAAAVDWWRGRAHVLAEGGLAVWAAYTRDRIVGTVSLAFPDKPNSSHRAEVVKLMVHREGRGKGLGRSLLATAERAAAEAGVTLLNLDTETDSPAESLYRSAGWTRAGVIPDYARTPDGVLRPTTIFYKYVTAGEGSEPAASR
- a CDS encoding helix-turn-helix domain-containing protein, coding for MRHGEDVDAAGAGPDPVDARLGVRLAELRAERGWSLGELAERSGVSRSTLSRAERAEISPTASLLNRLCGVYGRTMSQLLSEVEEEPALLVRAADQAVWEDRASGFVRRSVSPPHAGLRGELVEGRLAAGADIAYDRPPVPGLEQHIWLLAGRLEVTAQDTGHRLDAGDCLRLRVWGPTRFRSTGPEDARYVLAVVLP